The window GGTTCCGGTTCCAGCTGCTTATCCCTTGAGCACCCAGAATAAAATGCAGGCCATGCATCACTGGAGATTGCTTGCAGAGGATGTAGCATGTCGAATTTCTGAATTCCTCGACATAAGTGTGTTCGAGCGACACCACCCCATTTATGTATCACCCGCAGGAACAACCCCTTTTGAAAAAGCATTTTATGATCTTTTAATCACCAAACTTGTTGAGAGAGGAGCGCAGGTATCAAGACACAGTCGCGAGGCCATGGTTCTTTCATTTGACCTGCAAATGGTCAGGCACAGCAGAGGCAGGACCGTCAGAACACAATCTGGTGTTTATCAATCACTGGCCCCGGGAATGTATGTCCAAAGGCAGTCTCCGGAGACAACCACGCTGGAAGGCCTGCGCCAGGCTGAACTGCATGTAGCTCGTTCACAGATAAATGTTGACTCTGGAATATATACCCATCATCTGCCAAATATTGAAGTAATGGTTACGACATCTTTAACAAGAAATGACAACTACATGATCCGTGACTCATCTATTTACTATATAAACGATGCCGACTGGAGCAACTACAAACAAAATGTCATGTACCAGGATCCTTCGGTAGTTAATTACAGACTCGTTGATCAATAGGATAAGGAGAGGCCATGAAAAAATTTTGTTTTTCGTTATTTTTTGTTCTGATTTTCTACGCAGGACAAGCTCCGGTTTATGCCTGGTCACCGGTTGCCCACCATGGCTTTACGAGAGTGGAGGGTTTTCCTGCGATAGCATATCAGGCAGCTGATGCTCTCGAATACAACCTGAGTGCAGATATAAGCAGAACTTTGCCCATACTGTTTTCAAGTTTTGTGAATTTAAATGACTTTAACTCAACTTCCACGCTGGGAAGAATTTTAGGTGAGCACATTGGTTCAAGGTTTTCCCAGCACGGTTATAATGTAATAGAACTGAGACTCAGAAAGAACTCACTTCATATTAGTGAAAAAACAGGTGAGTTTGCCATGTCAAGAAACATGAATCTTATCAGAGATTCCTGGAACGCACAGGCAGTTATATCCGGATATTACCACATAGTACATGACAGAGCTATTGTTTCAGTCAGGCTGGTTAGCACTATTGATAATTCCATACTGTCTTCACACGACTTTTCCTTTAAGCTTAACAGATATTTAATGGACATGGTTGAGACTGAGACACTGGTCGCAACTGTAGATAAGAAAGAAGAGGAAGCCAGGGTTCCTCCAGGCCCCATATCAACAGGAAGAATTGAACTTAGTATTTCCAGAAGTACTGATGCCAAAATCATCCAGACCAGACTTGCAGAACTGGATCTTTATCTGGACAGAATAGACGGCATTTGGGGAAGAAACTCCAAAATAGCCCTGGAAAGATTCAAGTCAAGACATCAGCTTGCCAGGCCTGACAGGTGGGACATGCCTACTCAGCTTAAACTATTTCAGGGAACCGGGCAATAAAAACACACTAATTTTTACCAAAAAGTGAGCC is drawn from Desulfonatronovibrio magnus and contains these coding sequences:
- a CDS encoding FlgO family outer membrane protein → MKKFCFSLFFVLIFYAGQAPVYAWSPVAHHGFTRVEGFPAIAYQAADALEYNLSADISRTLPILFSSFVNLNDFNSTSTLGRILGEHIGSRFSQHGYNVIELRLRKNSLHISEKTGEFAMSRNMNLIRDSWNAQAVISGYYHIVHDRAIVSVRLVSTIDNSILSSHDFSFKLNRYLMDMVETETLVATVDKKEEEARVPPGPISTGRIELSISRSTDAKIIQTRLAELDLYLDRIDGIWGRNSKIALERFKSRHQLARPDRWDMPTQLKLFQGTGQ